A stretch of [Clostridium] scindens DNA encodes these proteins:
- the rpmC gene encoding 50S ribosomal protein L29: protein MKINEFVEDLRTKSAAELNEELVAAKKELFNLRFQNATNQLDNTSRIKEVRKNIARIQTIITEKAGQ from the coding sequence GTGAAAATTAATGAATTTGTAGAAGATTTAAGAACAAAATCAGCTGCAGAATTGAATGAAGAATTAGTAGCTGCTAAAAAGGAACTTTTCAACCTGAGATTCCAGAATGCAACGAACCAGTTAGACAATACAAGCAGAATCAAGGAAGTCAGAAAAAACATTGCCAGAATTCAGACGATAATTACTGAAAAGGCAGGACAATAG
- the rplX gene encoding 50S ribosomal protein L24, with protein MSMLKIKKGDTVKVIAGKDKDKEGKVIAIDQKDGKVVVEGVNMLTKHTKPSASNQNGGIIHQEGPIDISNVMYVHKGKATRVGIKMDGDKKVRYAKSTGEVID; from the coding sequence ATGTCTATGTTAAAAATCAAAAAGGGCGACACTGTAAAGGTGATCGCTGGAAAAGATAAAGACAAAGAAGGCAAGGTTATTGCCATTGACCAGAAAGATGGTAAGGTTGTTGTTGAAGGAGTCAACATGCTGACAAAGCACACGAAACCAAGTGCTTCCAATCAAAATGGCGGCATCATTCATCAAGAAGGACCTATCGATATTTCCAACGTAATGTATGTTCACAAGGGAAAAGCAACCAGAGTGGGCATCAAGATGGATGGTGACAAGAAGGTTCGTTACGCAAAATCAACAGGCGAAGTAATTGATTAA
- the rplW gene encoding 50S ribosomal protein L23, whose amino-acid sequence MANVQYYDVILKPVVTEKSMELMGEKKYTFLVHPEATKSQVKEAVEKMFNGTKVKSVNTMNYAGKKKRVRGTMQFGKTAKSKKAVVQLTEDSADIEIFEGL is encoded by the coding sequence ATGGCTAACGTTCAATATTATGATGTAATCCTTAAGCCAGTTGTAACTGAGAAGAGTATGGAACTTATGGGAGAAAAGAAATACACATTTCTGGTTCACCCGGAAGCAACCAAATCTCAGGTAAAAGAAGCGGTTGAGAAGATGTTTAACGGCACAAAGGTAAAAAGCGTTAACACAATGAACTACGCTGGCAAGAAGAAGAGAGTCCGCGGAACAATGCAGTTCGGAAAGACGGCAAAGTCTAAGAAAGCAGTTGTTCAGTTAACAGAGGACAGCGCAGATATCGAGATTTTCGAGGGGTTATAG
- the rplV gene encoding 50S ribosomal protein L22, whose translation MAKGHRSQIKRERNANKDTRPSAKLSYARVSVQKACFVLDAIRGKDVTTALGILTYNPRYASSLIKKLLESAIANAENNNGMNAENLYIAEAYANKGPTMKRIRPRAQGRAYRIEKRMSHITLVLDER comes from the coding sequence ATGGCTAAAGGACATAGATCCCAAATCAAGAGAGAAAGAAATGCTAACAAAGATACAAGACCTTCTGCTAAGTTGTCTTACGCAAGAGTTTCTGTTCAGAAAGCATGTTTCGTATTAGATGCCATCAGAGGTAAGGATGTAACGACAGCACTTGGTATTTTAACTTATAATCCAAGATATGCTTCTAGTTTAATAAAGAAATTATTAGAGTCAGCAATTGCAAATGCTGAGAATAACAACGGTATGAATGCTGAAAATCTTTATATTGCAGAGGCTTATGCAAACAAAGGACCAACAATGAAGAGAATCAGACCTAGAGCACAGGGAAGGGCTTACAGAATCGAGAAGAGAATGAGCCACATTACACTTGTGCTTGATGAAAGATAA
- a CDS encoding sulfite exporter TauE/SafE family protein has translation MNVIMILRIVLGLFTLVSLGFFVKDLLAHKEDFTKEKAVPLAIIGCITNLLDTWGIGSYATTQAGFKFTKSSPDETIPGTLNVGDTFPVSLEALLFFSFVEIDALTLVLMLAGAVVGALVGAGIVCKWNVKYVRIGLGVGLMILAIVMACRNAGVGPFGMAGTALGLTGIKLVIGVVVNFFLGALMMIGVGLYAPCLALVSALGMEVGTAFPIMMGSCAFLMNAACFKFIKEGKYDRKAAFYLAVFGCIGVFIAYKVACMFSLKTLTYIICVVMVYTSIMFFRDAKKAA, from the coding sequence ATGAACGTTATTATGATTTTACGTATCGTGCTGGGACTCTTTACATTAGTATCTTTAGGATTCTTTGTAAAAGACCTGCTTGCTCACAAAGAAGATTTTACAAAAGAAAAAGCCGTACCTTTAGCAATCATCGGTTGTATTACCAACCTGCTTGATACATGGGGAATCGGTAGTTACGCAACCACACAGGCCGGGTTCAAATTTACAAAGTCAAGCCCGGACGAGACAATTCCTGGAACACTGAATGTTGGAGATACATTCCCTGTATCATTGGAAGCATTACTGTTCTTCAGTTTCGTTGAGATCGATGCTCTTACCTTAGTATTAATGCTTGCAGGCGCTGTTGTTGGTGCTCTTGTTGGCGCTGGTATCGTTTGTAAATGGAATGTTAAGTATGTTCGTATCGGTCTTGGTGTTGGTCTTATGATTCTTGCAATCGTAATGGCTTGCAGAAATGCAGGTGTAGGACCTTTCGGTATGGCTGGTACAGCATTAGGCTTAACAGGAATCAAATTAGTAATTGGTGTTGTTGTTAACTTCTTCTTAGGCGCTCTTATGATGATCGGTGTTGGTCTGTATGCACCTTGCCTCGCATTAGTTAGTGCACTGGGAATGGAAGTTGGAACTGCTTTCCCAATCATGATGGGATCTTGTGCATTCCTTATGAACGCTGCTTGCTTCAAGTTTATCAAAGAAGGCAAGTACGACAGAAAGGCCGCTTTCTACTTGGCAGTATTCGGATGCATCGGCGTATTTATCGCTTACAAGGTTGCATGTATGTTCTCACTGAAGACATTGACTTACATCATCTGTGTAGTAATGGTTTACACATCTATCATGTTCTTCAGAGATGCTAAAAAAGCAGCATAG
- the rplN gene encoding 50S ribosomal protein L14, with protein sequence MIQQESRLKVADNTGAKELLCIRVLGGSTRRYASIGDVIVATVKDATPGGVVKKGDVVKAVVVRTVKSTRRKDGSYIRFDENAAVIIKDDKTPRGTRIFGPVARELRDKQFMRIVSLAPEVL encoded by the coding sequence ATGATACAGCAAGAAAGCAGACTGAAAGTAGCAGACAACACAGGTGCGAAAGAATTACTGTGTATCCGCGTACTTGGTGGTTCAACAAGAAGATATGCAAGTATCGGCGATGTAATCGTTGCGACCGTTAAAGATGCAACACCAGGCGGCGTTGTTAAAAAGGGTGACGTAGTAAAAGCTGTAGTTGTTCGTACTGTAAAGAGTACTCGTCGTAAAGATGGCTCATACATCCGTTTTGACGAAAATGCTGCTGTAATTATAAAAGATGATAAGACACCAAGAGGAACCCGTATCTTCGGGCCAGTAGCGAGAGAGCTCCGTGACAAGCAGTTCATGAGAATTGTGTCCCTGGCTCCGGAAGTACTATAA
- a CDS encoding CBO2463/CBO2479 domain-containing protein, whose product MNNERLNYGDRVIYMEGVVVDVDDCSISVDLKGRLGFFKAPRRMFICDTEPIVGQEFGWNMSFPEQLGPEINDKYVSNIEKERRKQDEMRIRLDDNKEV is encoded by the coding sequence ATGAATAATGAACGTTTGAATTATGGCGATAGAGTCATTTACATGGAAGGCGTTGTCGTTGACGTTGATGACTGTAGTATCAGCGTAGACTTGAAGGGACGCTTGGGGTTCTTCAAAGCACCGAGACGAATGTTTATCTGTGATACTGAGCCGATAGTGGGGCAGGAATTCGGATGGAACATGAGTTTTCCGGAACAGCTGGGACCGGAGATAAATGACAAATACGTCAGCAACATAGAAAAAGAACGGCGCAAACAAGATGAGATGCGCATACGTTTGGATGATAATAAGGAGGTCTAA
- the rplD gene encoding 50S ribosomal protein L4 encodes MANVSVYNIEGKEVGTMDLSDAVFGVEINEHLLHMAVVNQLANKRQGTQKAKTRSEVSGGGRKPWRQKGTGHARQGSTRAPQWTGGGVVFAPVPRDYSFKMNKKEKRAALKSALTAKVEEKKFIVVDEIKLDEIKTKNFANILKNLDVSKALVVLEDGNTNAEVSARNIADIKTARSNTINVYDILKYNTVIATKAAVANIEEVYA; translated from the coding sequence ATGGCTAACGTATCTGTTTATAATATCGAAGGCAAAGAAGTTGGTACGATGGATTTAAGCGATGCGGTATTTGGTGTTGAGATCAATGAGCACCTTTTACACATGGCAGTTGTAAACCAGCTTGCAAATAAACGTCAGGGAACACAGAAAGCGAAGACACGTTCTGAAGTTTCCGGCGGCGGCAGAAAACCATGGAGACAGAAAGGAACAGGTCACGCAAGACAAGGTTCTACAAGGGCTCCGCAGTGGACAGGCGGTGGAGTAGTATTTGCTCCAGTACCGAGAGACTATTCATTCAAGATGAATAAGAAAGAGAAGAGAGCAGCTCTTAAATCCGCTCTCACAGCAAAGGTAGAAGAGAAGAAGTTCATCGTTGTTGATGAGATCAAGCTTGATGAGATCAAGACGAAGAATTTTGCAAATATCCTGAAGAATTTAGATGTATCCAAAGCATTAGTAGTATTAGAAGATGGAAATACAAATGCAGAAGTTTCCGCAAGAAACATTGCAGACATTAAGACTGCAAGATCTAATACGATCAATGTGTACGACATCTTGAAGTACAACACAGTAATCGCAACGAAAGCTGCTGTTGCCAATATTGAGGAGGTGTACGCATAA
- the rpsJ gene encoding 30S ribosomal protein S10 yields the protein MASQVMRITLKAYDHQLVDASAKKIIETVKKNGSQVSGPVPLPTKKEVVTILRAVHKYKDSREQFEQRTHKRLIDIITPTQKTVDALSRLEMPAGVYIDIKMKNK from the coding sequence ATGGCAAGTCAAGTAATGAGAATCACTTTGAAAGCGTATGATCATCAGCTGGTTGATGCATCCGCAAAGAAAATCATCGAAACTGTAAAAAAGAATGGATCACAGGTGAGCGGACCGGTACCACTTCCAACTAAGAAGGAAGTAGTAACAATCTTAAGAGCGGTTCACAAATACAAAGATTCCAGAGAGCAGTTCGAGCAGAGGACTCATAAGAGACTCATTGATATCATCACGCCAACACAGAAGACTGTGGATGCATTATCTAGATTAGAGATGCCGGCTGGCGTTTACATTGATATCAAAATGAAAAATAAGTAG
- the rpsS gene encoding 30S ribosomal protein S19, which yields MARSIKKGPFADASLLKKVDAMNASGDKSVIKTWSRRSTIFPSMVGHTIAVHDGRKHVPVYVTEDMVGHKLGEFVATRTYRGHGKDEKKSKVR from the coding sequence ATGGCACGTTCAATTAAAAAAGGACCATTCGCAGACGCAAGCCTGCTTAAGAAGGTTGATGCAATGAACGCATCCGGAGATAAGTCTGTCATCAAGACTTGGTCCCGCCGTTCTACAATCTTCCCAAGCATGGTTGGACATACAATTGCAGTTCATGACGGAAGAAAACACGTACCTGTATATGTAACAGAGGATATGGTAGGACACAAGCTCGGCGAGTTTGTTGCTACAAGGACATATAGAGGACATGGAAAAGACGAAAAGAAATCAAAAGTTAGATAA
- the prdD gene encoding proline reductase cluster protein PrdD has product MAEEVKDLRRLVIKAFHMNDVEWGEHNDITVDGHMTVSKEMLDQLVAQEEHIEKIDIQIIKSGDHDRWTNTIMDIIPISTKVLGKLGEGITHTVTGVYVMLTGVDVNGKQCHEFGSSEGNLKDQLYLNRAGTPGDNDYIISFDVTLAAGMGQERPGPTAAHRACDKFIQTYRDKMKKFKGEKCTERHEYHDIVRPGKKRVLIVKQVAGQGAMYDTHLFSKEPSGVEGGRSIIDMGNMPILVTPNEYRDGIIRSMQ; this is encoded by the coding sequence TTGGCTGAAGAAGTAAAAGACCTGAGACGTCTTGTGATTAAAGCGTTCCATATGAATGATGTAGAGTGGGGCGAACATAATGACATCACTGTTGATGGCCATATGACAGTCAGTAAAGAAATGCTTGATCAGCTGGTGGCTCAGGAAGAGCACATTGAAAAGATTGATATTCAGATTATTAAGTCAGGAGATCATGACCGTTGGACGAATACGATTATGGATATCATACCGATTTCTACCAAAGTACTTGGAAAATTGGGAGAAGGCATTACCCATACCGTTACCGGCGTATATGTTATGCTTACCGGTGTGGACGTAAACGGAAAGCAGTGCCATGAATTCGGGTCTTCTGAGGGGAATCTGAAAGACCAGTTGTACTTGAACCGTGCAGGTACGCCGGGGGATAATGATTACATAATTTCCTTTGATGTGACGCTTGCCGCCGGAATGGGACAGGAAAGGCCTGGCCCGACTGCCGCGCATAGGGCGTGCGATAAGTTTATCCAGACATACCGTGATAAGATGAAGAAGTTCAAAGGCGAGAAGTGTACAGAGCGCCATGAGTACCATGATATAGTAAGGCCAGGAAAGAAACGCGTCCTGATCGTAAAGCAGGTGGCAGGGCAGGGAGCAATGTATGATACGCATCTGTTTTCCAAAGAGCCGTCTGGCGTAGAAGGCGGACGTTCAATTATCGATATGGGCAATATGCCGATTCTTGTAACTCCAAATGAGTACAGAGACGGTATTATCCGCTCTATGCAGTAG
- the rplP gene encoding 50S ribosomal protein L16: MLMPKRVKRRKQFRGSMKGKALRGNKITNGEYGIVAMEPCWIRSNQIEAARVAMTRYIKRGGKVWIKIFPDKPVTTKPAETRMGSGKGTLEYWVAVVKPGRVMFEIAGVSEEVAKEALRLATHKLPCKCKIVSRADLEGGDNSEN; the protein is encoded by the coding sequence ATGTTAATGCCAAAAAGAGTAAAACGTCGTAAACAATTCCGTGGTTCCATGAAGGGCAAGGCGCTTCGTGGAAACAAGATTACAAATGGTGAATATGGTATCGTTGCAATGGAGCCATGCTGGATCCGTTCCAACCAGATCGAGGCTGCCCGTGTCGCTATGACTCGTTATATCAAGCGTGGCGGTAAAGTATGGATCAAGATATTCCCAGATAAACCTGTAACTACGAAACCAGCTGAGACACGTATGGGTTCTGGTAAAGGAACCTTAGAATACTGGGTAGCGGTTGTTAAGCCGGGACGCGTTATGTTTGAAATCGCAGGCGTATCAGAAGAAGTTGCAAAAGAGGCGCTTCGTCTGGCAACTCATAAGCTGCCATGTAAATGTAAAATAGTTTCTCGCGCAGACTTAGAAGGCGGTGATAACAGTGAAAATTAA
- a CDS encoding glycine/sarcosine/betaine reductase component B subunit — MGIGPSTKETSLHHFRDPLLDVVSSDTDLDLMGIIIVGTPDDNEDKMLVGTRTAVWAEAMRADGVIISSDGWGNSDVDYTNTCEQLGTRGIAVTGLNFSGTVAQFVVVNDYLDGIVDINKSADGTETNVVGENNMVELDCKKATALLKLKMRKNEKK, encoded by the coding sequence ATGGGTATAGGACCATCAACAAAAGAAACATCATTGCATCACTTCAGAGATCCTCTGCTGGATGTAGTCTCTTCGGATACAGATCTGGATCTGATGGGAATTATCATCGTAGGAACACCGGACGATAATGAGGATAAGATGCTTGTAGGAACCAGGACGGCTGTTTGGGCCGAGGCGATGCGTGCAGATGGCGTAATCATCTCTTCGGACGGATGGGGAAACAGCGACGTGGATTATACGAATACATGCGAGCAGCTGGGAACGAGAGGCATCGCGGTGACGGGCCTTAATTTCAGCGGTACAGTAGCTCAGTTCGTAGTTGTAAATGATTATCTGGATGGAATCGTGGATATCAATAAGAGCGCGGACGGAACAGAGACCAATGTGGTTGGGGAAAACAATATGGTCGAGCTGGACTGTAAAAAAGCGACTGCGCTTCTGAAACTTAAGATGCGCAAGAACGAGAAAAAGTAG
- the rpsC gene encoding 30S ribosomal protein S3: MGQKVNPHGLRVGIIKDWDSKWYAEKDFADYLVEDHEIRTYLKKRLYSAGVSRIEIERASDRVKIIIYTAKPGVVIGKGGAEIEKVKGELAQFTDKKLVVDIKEVKRPDKDAQLVAENIALQLENRISFRRAMKSCMSRTMKSGALGVKTSVSGRLGGADMARTEFYSEGTIPLQTLRADIDYGFAEADTTYGKVGVKVWIYKGEVLPEKAAKEGSDK; encoded by the coding sequence ATGGGACAAAAAGTTAATCCTCATGGCTTGAGAGTCGGTATTATCAAAGACTGGGACTCTAAATGGTATGCTGAAAAAGACTTCGCAGACTACTTAGTAGAAGACCATGAAATCAGAACGTATCTTAAGAAGAGATTATACAGCGCCGGTGTTTCAAGGATTGAGATCGAAAGAGCATCCGACCGCGTTAAGATCATTATCTATACAGCAAAGCCTGGCGTAGTAATCGGCAAGGGCGGAGCAGAGATTGAGAAAGTAAAAGGCGAGTTAGCTCAGTTTACAGATAAGAAGCTTGTTGTTGACATCAAAGAAGTCAAGAGACCGGATAAAGATGCTCAGCTGGTAGCGGAAAATATCGCATTACAGCTTGAGAACCGTATCTCTTTCAGACGTGCAATGAAATCCTGCATGTCCAGAACAATGAAATCTGGAGCGCTTGGTGTTAAGACATCTGTATCAGGACGTCTTGGCGGAGCCGATATGGCCCGTACAGAGTTCTACAGCGAGGGAACCATCCCGCTTCAGACACTGAGAGCAGACATTGACTACGGATTCGCTGAGGCTGACACAACTTATGGAAAAGTTGGTGTTAAGGTTTGGATTTACAAAGGCGAAGTTCTTCCGGAAAAAGCAGCAAAGGAAGGGAGCGATAAATAA
- the rplB gene encoding 50S ribosomal protein L2 has protein sequence MGIKTYRPYTPSRRQMTGSDFSEITKTTPEKSLLAPKTRQAGRNNQGKITVRHRGGGAKKKYRIIDFKRRKDGIAATVIGIEYDPNRSANIALICYEDGEKAYIIAPQGLTDGMKVMNGPEAEVKVGNCLPLSEIPVGTQIHNIELYPGKGGQLVRSAGNSAQLMAKEGKYATLRLPSGEMRMVPIQCRASVGVVGNGDHNLINIGKAGRKRHMGIRPTVRGSVMNPNDHPHGGGEGKTGIGRPGPCTPWGKPALGLKTRKKNKASNKMIVRRRDGKAIK, from the coding sequence ATGGGAATTAAAACTTATCGCCCATATACGCCTTCCAGAAGACAGATGACTGGCTCTGATTTCTCAGAGATCACCAAGACAACGCCAGAGAAGTCTTTACTGGCTCCAAAGACCAGACAGGCAGGACGTAACAATCAAGGTAAAATCACAGTTAGACACCGCGGAGGCGGAGCTAAGAAGAAATATAGAATTATCGACTTCAAGAGAAGGAAAGACGGAATTGCGGCAACTGTAATCGGTATCGAGTACGATCCGAACAGATCAGCCAATATCGCTCTGATCTGCTACGAAGACGGTGAAAAAGCATATATCATCGCGCCACAGGGACTGACAGACGGCATGAAGGTTATGAATGGACCAGAGGCCGAAGTAAAGGTTGGCAACTGCCTTCCGCTTTCTGAGATCCCGGTAGGTACTCAGATTCACAATATCGAACTTTATCCTGGAAAGGGCGGACAGCTGGTTCGTTCCGCAGGAAACAGCGCTCAGCTGATGGCGAAAGAAGGCAAGTATGCCACTTTAAGACTTCCATCAGGAGAGATGAGAATGGTTCCGATCCAGTGCAGAGCATCCGTTGGAGTTGTAGGAAACGGAGATCACAACCTGATCAACATTGGTAAAGCAGGACGTAAGCGCCACATGGGTATCAGACCGACAGTTCGTGGTTCTGTTATGAACCCGAATGACCATCCGCATGGTGGTGGCGAAGGCAAGACTGGAATCGGACGTCCGGGTCCATGCACGCCTTGGGGCAAGCCAGCACTTGGTCTTAAGACAAGAAAGAAAAACAAAGCTTCTAACAAGATGATTGTAAGAAGAAGAGATGGTAAAGCGATCAAATAA
- the rpsQ gene encoding 30S ribosomal protein S17: MERNLRKTRVGKVISNKMDKTIVVAVEDHVKHPLYKKIVKRTYKLKAHDEANECNIGDKVKVMETRPLSKDKRWRLVEVMEKVK, from the coding sequence GTGGAAAGAAATCTTAGAAAAACCCGTGTGGGCAAGGTTATCAGTAATAAAATGGATAAGACCATAGTTGTTGCAGTTGAAGATCATGTAAAACATCCGCTTTACAAGAAGATTGTAAAGAGAACTTACAAACTGAAAGCTCATGATGAAGCAAATGAATGCAACATTGGCGACAAAGTAAAAGTAATGGAAACAAGACCATTATCTAAGGATAAGAGATGGAGACTTGTTGAAGTTATGGAAAAAGTGAAATAG
- the rplC gene encoding 50S ribosomal protein L3 — MKKAILATKVGMTQIFSEDGTLTPVTVLQAGPCVVTQVKTVENDGYDAVQVGFVDKKDKIVNKDKSGKKEIAHRHGVTKAEQGHFAKAGVSGKRFVREFKFENAGEYELAQEIKADIFEAGDKIDATAISKGKGFQGAIKRHGQHRGPMTHGSKFHRHAGSNGAASDPSKVFKGKKMPGHMGSKKITIQNLEIVRVDAENNLILVKGSVPGPKKSLVTIKEAVKAN, encoded by the coding sequence ATGAAGAAAGCTATTTTAGCGACAAAAGTCGGAATGACTCAGATCTTCAGCGAAGACGGAACATTGACGCCTGTAACAGTGCTTCAGGCTGGCCCGTGTGTTGTAACTCAGGTCAAGACTGTTGAAAACGATGGCTACGATGCAGTTCAGGTTGGATTCGTTGACAAGAAAGACAAGATTGTAAACAAGGATAAGAGCGGCAAGAAAGAGATCGCTCATCGCCATGGCGTGACAAAGGCTGAGCAGGGACATTTTGCAAAAGCCGGCGTTTCAGGAAAGAGATTCGTAAGAGAATTCAAGTTTGAGAATGCAGGAGAATATGAACTTGCACAGGAAATCAAGGCAGATATCTTCGAGGCAGGCGACAAGATCGATGCTACGGCAATCTCCAAAGGTAAGGGATTCCAGGGCGCGATCAAGAGGCACGGCCAGCACAGAGGTCCAATGACACATGGTTCTAAGTTCCATCGTCATGCAGGTTCCAATGGAGCGGCTTCTGATCCGAGCAAGGTATTCAAAGGAAAGAAGATGCCGGGACACATGGGAAGCAAGAAGATTACGATTCAGAATCTTGAGATCGTCCGTGTAGACGCAGAGAACAACCTGATTTTAGTGAAGGGCTCTGTACCGGGACCGAAGAAATCTTTAGTAACTATTAAAGAAGCAGTAAAGGCTAACTAG
- the prdB gene encoding D-proline reductase (dithiol) protein PrdB, producing MSLTVVKGLQSEIFVPITPPSVWTPVTKELKDMSIALATAAGVHKKDQERFNLAGDFTWRKIENTTPSSELMVSHGGYDNSDVNKDINCMFPIDRIHELAAEGFIRACAPVHAGFMGGGGNQEKFKGETGPAIAQMFKEEDVDAVVLTAGUGTCHRSAVLVQRAIEEAGIPTIIIAALPPVVRQTGTPRAVAPLVPMGANAGGPHNVEQQTQIVKATLEQLVEIQTPGKIVPLPFEYVAKI from the coding sequence ATGAGTTTAACGGTTGTTAAAGGTTTACAATCTGAAATATTCGTTCCTATTACTCCACCATCAGTATGGACTCCTGTAACAAAAGAGTTGAAAGACATGTCTATCGCTCTTGCAACAGCTGCCGGTGTTCATAAGAAGGATCAGGAAAGATTCAATCTTGCTGGTGACTTTACATGGAGAAAAATAGAGAACACAACACCATCTAGCGAACTGATGGTATCCCACGGTGGATATGATAACAGTGATGTTAATAAAGACATCAACTGTATGTTCCCAATTGATAGAATTCATGAATTAGCTGCTGAAGGATTTATCAGAGCTTGTGCTCCGGTACATGCAGGATTCATGGGTGGTGGCGGAAACCAGGAGAAGTTCAAAGGCGAAACTGGTCCGGCTATCGCACAGATGTTCAAAGAAGAGGACGTTGACGCAGTAGTTCTCACCGCTGGCTGAGGAACCTGCCACCGCTCTGCAGTATTGGTGCAGAGAGCGATTGAAGAAGCTGGAATTCCTACTATTATTATTGCAGCTCTTCCACCAGTTGTTCGTCAGACTGGTACTCCTCGTGCAGTTGCTCCATTGGTACCTATGGGTGCTAATGCAGGTGGACCGCACAATGTTGAACAGCAGACACAGATCGTAAAGGCAACTCTGGAGCAGTTAGTTGAAATCCAGACACCTGGAAAGATTGTTCCACTGCCATTCGAGTATGTAGCTAAGATTTAA